A genomic window from Ruminiclostridium cellulolyticum H10 includes:
- a CDS encoding YesL family protein translates to MGLFSSNYNKPGPGVEKDAPPKPRFFIFFEVLKRKFWHLIRINLLYILCNIPALLLALYVSTVYLQKINIDNGGFSDFYIRVFLAAIMMFLSVITIGPVQAGFTYIMRNYSREEHAFIWWDFKDNFIKNFKQGMIITGIDFVVMYILGIALNFYLSMEGILSTAASAFVFLSIVIYCIMHLYLYPMLVTVKLSIKNLYKNAFIFSILKLLPNILFLILNILIAYATFYNPVIGVILYLLIIPSVIGLMNNFFVNPIIKRYVVDPLQSTAEEIGEDEEDTDDDNGEGFYKKELPEEND, encoded by the coding sequence GTGGGTCTATTTAGTTCAAATTATAATAAGCCGGGACCAGGAGTTGAAAAAGACGCACCTCCAAAACCGAGATTTTTTATATTCTTTGAGGTTTTAAAACGCAAATTTTGGCATTTGATAAGGATAAACCTTTTATATATCCTTTGTAATATACCCGCTTTGCTGCTGGCATTATATGTTTCTACCGTTTATTTGCAGAAAATCAATATTGATAATGGAGGATTCAGTGATTTTTATATCAGAGTATTTCTTGCAGCTATAATGATGTTTTTATCTGTGATAACAATCGGACCTGTACAAGCAGGTTTCACTTATATTATGAGAAATTATTCAAGAGAAGAACATGCGTTTATATGGTGGGATTTTAAGGATAATTTCATTAAGAATTTTAAACAAGGAATGATAATTACAGGAATTGATTTTGTAGTAATGTATATACTGGGTATAGCATTGAATTTCTACCTTAGTATGGAAGGAATACTTTCAACAGCGGCTTCAGCCTTTGTATTTCTATCCATAGTTATTTACTGTATAATGCATTTATATTTATACCCAATGCTGGTAACAGTTAAATTAAGCATTAAGAACCTTTATAAAAACGCTTTTATATTTTCAATTTTAAAGCTGTTACCTAATATACTGTTTTTAATTTTAAACATTTTAATTGCATATGCAACTTTCTACAACCCCGTCATAGGAGTGATTTTGTATTTACTTATTATTCCTAGCGTTATTGGACTGATGAATAATTTCTTCGTGAACCCTATTATTAAGAGATATGTTGTAGATCCTTTGCAGTCTACAGCAGAAGAAATTGGTGAGGACGAAGAAGACACCGATGATGACAACGGTGAAGGTTTTTACAAAAAAGAATTACCTGAAGAAAATGATTAA
- a CDS encoding eCIS core domain-containing protein translates to MYDNVKLNTARKKDTSYIQKQPKHTPTRLMKSSDPAVIIQRLRRFPQSFTKADAMVLQRTIGNKAVCKLMGEIGLFNNSPASIQQEALPEKLTQMKKEKNKTGLSDNLKAGVEKLSGLSMDDVRVHYNSGKPERLGALAYTQGTDIYVSPGQEKHIPHEVWHVVQQVQGRVKPTIHMYGAAVNDDAGLEREASEMGKKACKETIPREKGKTNDHIWLSHNPIIQGQWLNFGIGQFPDIKTMENRGENQVTSFPQKNTVQSQNVLRIHTKFLGDPRVRDFISRTCKHKPVINERKEPIQMVVLASFYGAPVQSWAILQAPLAPGPLGAPNPPGWVGNAHPNHHQRSHLIGGQFGAPKTLNNLVTLTDGSNHPGMSVHENILAAAIANNPAHLFLYHVTTDNTVFAATNSVGIPTVATPAPQGVIMDAVNLTTGIPVLQAVYVPNNIFQNHAGCVD, encoded by the coding sequence ATGTACGATAATGTAAAGTTAAACACAGCAAGGAAAAAAGATACTTCTTATATACAAAAACAACCAAAACATACCCCTACAAGGTTAATGAAAAGCTCTGATCCAGCAGTTATAATTCAAAGACTGAGAAGATTCCCTCAATCATTTACAAAAGCTGATGCTATGGTTTTACAACGTACCATCGGCAATAAGGCAGTTTGTAAGCTTATGGGAGAGATTGGATTATTTAATAATAGTCCTGCATCTATACAACAAGAGGCTTTACCAGAAAAACTTACTCAAATGAAGAAAGAAAAAAATAAAACAGGTTTATCGGATAACTTGAAAGCTGGTGTTGAAAAGCTGTCAGGCTTATCTATGGATGATGTCAGAGTACATTATAATTCAGGTAAACCTGAACGTTTAGGTGCATTGGCATACACTCAGGGAACTGATATCTATGTGTCCCCGGGACAAGAAAAACATATACCTCATGAGGTATGGCATGTGGTACAGCAAGTCCAGGGCAGGGTGAAGCCAACTATTCATATGTACGGGGCGGCTGTGAATGATGACGCAGGGCTAGAGCGAGAAGCTAGTGAAATGGGGAAAAAAGCGTGTAAAGAGACCATTCCGCGTGAAAAGGGTAAAACCAATGACCATATATGGTTATCGCATAACCCAATAATTCAAGGGCAATGGCTTAATTTTGGAATAGGTCAGTTTCCGGACATAAAAACAATGGAAAACAGAGGTGAAAACCAAGTGACAAGTTTTCCTCAGAAGAATACCGTACAATCACAAAATGTATTAAGAATACATACTAAGTTTTTAGGTGACCCTAGAGTTAGAGATTTCATTTCACGTACATGTAAACACAAGCCTGTGATAAATGAAAGAAAAGAGCCAATTCAAATGGTTGTTCTTGCTTCATTTTACGGTGCACCGGTACAATCATGGGCCATATTACAAGCTCCATTAGCCCCAGGACCCCTTGGTGCTCCGAATCCTCCTGGTTGGGTTGGAAATGCGCATCCAAATCACCACCAGAGGAGCCATTTGATAGGAGGACAATTTGGAGCACCTAAAACATTAAACAATTTAGTAACCCTTACGGACGGCTCAAATCATCCGGGTATGTCAGTACATGAAAATATCTTAGCTGCAGCAATTGCTAATAACCCTGCTCATCTATTCTTATACCATGTAACAACTGACAATACTGTTTTTGCGGCTACAAATTCGGTCGGTATTCCTACTGTTGCAACTCCCGCACCACAGGGAGTTATAATGGATGCTGTGAATTTAACTACGGGAATTCCTGTATTACAAGCCGTTTATGTACCTAACAATATTTTCCAAAACCATGCCGGATGTGTTGATTGA
- the ligA gene encoding NAD-dependent DNA ligase LigA — MADKIQLMKDKIEILDRAAKAYYQENTEIMSNIEYDKLYDELLELEKETGVVLSNSPSIHVGYELLSNLPKERHEKPMLSLDKTKDVGTLKEWLGTQKGILSWKLDGLTIVLTYQDGHLVKAVTRGTGEEGEVITNNARVFRNLPVTIAYKGTLILRGEAIIRYSDFIKINNEIADVGVKYKNPRNLCSGSVRQLNNKVTSERNVYFFGFSLVKADNVELDNSRASQMNWLKNQGFDIVDFKEVTSSNIEETVQWFSQNIEANDFPSDGLVLTFEDIAYGESLGSTAKFPRDSIAFKWRDEIKETTLLNIEWSPSRTGLINPIAIFEPVELEGTTVSRASIHNISIMEGLELGIGDTIGVYKANMIIPQISENLTRSGMAPIPEECPVCKGKTEIKQENGVKTLYCVNNECLAKQIKSFTHFVGRDAMNMEGLSEATLEKLIAKGLIKELADLFHIEKYKNEILELEGLGEKSFNKLITSINKARKTTAVRLLYSLGIPNVGLSNAKLICRYFKYDWNKIENAEFSELIQIGGIGDIMAESFIRFFSDEKKKVIVQDVLNELELEEVQLSQSEQIFENLNFVITGSVEQFKNRDELKDVIEEKGGKVTGAVTSKTNYLINNDNMSNSSKNKKAKELNISIITEAQFLEWLNNGVRPE; from the coding sequence ATGGCAGATAAAATTCAATTGATGAAAGATAAAATTGAGATACTAGACAGAGCAGCAAAAGCATATTATCAGGAAAATACTGAAATTATGTCTAATATAGAATACGACAAGCTTTATGACGAATTATTGGAACTCGAAAAAGAAACAGGTGTTGTTTTATCCAACAGTCCATCTATTCATGTAGGGTATGAACTGCTTAGCAATCTGCCTAAAGAACGTCATGAAAAGCCAATGCTGTCTTTGGATAAGACCAAAGATGTTGGTACACTAAAGGAATGGTTAGGAACACAAAAGGGTATCCTTTCATGGAAACTTGACGGGCTTACCATTGTATTAACCTATCAGGACGGGCATTTGGTTAAGGCAGTTACAAGAGGCACTGGTGAAGAGGGAGAGGTTATTACAAATAATGCACGGGTTTTCAGGAACCTGCCTGTTACTATAGCATACAAGGGTACATTGATTTTACGTGGAGAGGCGATTATCCGTTATTCTGATTTCATTAAAATAAATAATGAAATTGCTGATGTAGGTGTAAAATATAAGAATCCGAGAAACCTGTGCAGCGGGTCGGTAAGGCAGTTAAATAACAAGGTAACATCGGAAAGGAATGTATATTTCTTTGGCTTTTCGTTGGTAAAAGCCGATAATGTTGAGTTGGATAATTCCAGAGCTTCTCAGATGAACTGGTTAAAAAATCAGGGCTTTGATATAGTGGATTTTAAAGAGGTAACGAGTTCTAATATAGAAGAAACAGTTCAATGGTTTTCACAGAATATTGAAGCAAATGATTTTCCGTCAGACGGACTGGTGCTTACATTTGAAGACATAGCCTACGGGGAATCCTTGGGTTCAACAGCCAAGTTTCCAAGAGATTCTATTGCCTTTAAATGGAGGGATGAAATCAAGGAAACGACCCTTCTTAATATTGAGTGGAGTCCTTCCAGAACAGGTCTTATAAATCCTATTGCTATTTTCGAGCCTGTGGAGCTTGAAGGCACTACCGTAAGCAGGGCAAGTATTCACAATATCAGTATCATGGAAGGTCTCGAGCTTGGAATAGGTGATACCATAGGTGTATACAAGGCAAATATGATAATACCCCAGATTTCTGAAAACCTGACCAGAAGCGGCATGGCTCCGATACCCGAAGAATGTCCGGTATGCAAGGGCAAAACTGAAATAAAGCAGGAAAATGGTGTAAAAACATTATACTGTGTTAATAATGAGTGTCTTGCAAAGCAGATAAAGTCATTTACGCATTTCGTGGGCAGGGATGCTATGAATATGGAAGGTTTGTCTGAAGCTACTTTAGAAAAATTAATTGCCAAGGGCTTAATAAAGGAGCTGGCGGACTTGTTTCATATAGAAAAGTACAAAAATGAAATACTTGAGCTGGAGGGCCTTGGTGAAAAATCCTTTAACAAGTTGATAACATCAATAAATAAAGCAAGAAAAACAACTGCTGTAAGGCTTCTGTACAGCCTTGGAATTCCAAATGTAGGTCTGTCAAATGCAAAGCTTATTTGCAGGTATTTTAAATATGATTGGAACAAAATTGAAAATGCTGAGTTTAGTGAATTAATTCAGATAGGCGGAATTGGTGATATTATGGCCGAATCCTTTATTAGATTCTTCTCCGATGAAAAGAAGAAGGTTATAGTTCAAGATGTTTTAAATGAACTGGAACTTGAAGAGGTTCAGTTATCCCAATCGGAACAGATTTTTGAAAATTTGAATTTTGTAATTACGGGTTCTGTTGAGCAGTTTAAGAACAGGGATGAATTAAAGGATGTCATTGAAGAAAAGGGCGGAAAGGTAACAGGAGCAGTTACTTCCAAAACCAACTACCTTATAAATAATGATAATATGTCTAATTCTTCAAAGAATAAGAAGGCAAAAGAGTTGAACATAAGTATTATAACAGAGGCTCAGTTTCTAGAATGGCTGAATAACGGGGTAAGGCCTGAGTAG
- a CDS encoding M50 family metallopeptidase produces MKQTGRFLIIFSSLMLLWNTFLVKPIKLFTVFMHELGHAFMAIATGSGITELKIYFNESGHIMSLPKSWWSSFFIANGGYLGSVLFAILILVLKNTRFRKYIIGVIAIIFLAFTFKYSGIVSFTMLYSVIFAVFALILYMIQNETLNEWVIEIIGIGSVTYAIYDTLVDTVIIQLGYQFGFFRIGSMPVTDAVSLARLTHIPAIVWGLIWVGISIFAVYSVFLKNKSRPIRKRY; encoded by the coding sequence TTGAAGCAGACAGGAAGATTTTTGATAATATTCAGTTCACTTATGTTATTATGGAACACGTTTTTGGTTAAACCTATTAAATTGTTTACTGTTTTTATGCATGAATTGGGGCATGCATTCATGGCTATTGCCACCGGTAGCGGAATAACCGAGCTAAAAATATATTTTAATGAAAGCGGGCATATAATGTCACTTCCCAAAAGCTGGTGGTCATCCTTCTTTATTGCCAATGGAGGGTATTTGGGGAGTGTTCTTTTTGCCATTCTGATACTGGTTCTTAAAAATACCCGTTTCAGAAAATACATAATAGGTGTCATAGCTATTATATTTCTTGCATTCACATTCAAATATTCTGGGATTGTGTCCTTTACAATGCTTTATTCAGTGATATTTGCTGTTTTTGCACTTATACTTTATATGATACAGAACGAAACCCTTAATGAATGGGTAATTGAGATAATTGGTATCGGTAGTGTTACATACGCTATATATGACACACTGGTGGATACCGTTATAATTCAGTTGGGATATCAGTTTGGCTTTTTCAGAATTGGCAGTATGCCGGTAACCGATGCTGTTTCCTTAGCCAGACTTACTCATATTCCGGCTATAGTTTGGGGCTTGATTTGGGTAGGAATATCCATTTTTGCGGTTTATTCCGTTTTCTTAAAAAATAAAAGCAGACCTATCCGGAAAAGGTACTGA
- the gpr gene encoding GPR endopeptidase: MINLSNRYTDLAIEAHEIFMNSSEAKQQAKEGKTPPGVVIENAGDEDVKITRVHITSRTGEASIGKPMGNYITLEVPELKDNNEDVNKKTIDAMAKELRDILKLKEGSTTLVIGLGNWNVTPDALGPKVVSNLMVTRHLLQYVPEHVDEGVSPVCAISPGVLGITGIETGEIVKGVVDRLKPDALIAIDALAARSMERVSTTIQIADTGIAPGGGVGNKRMELSEKTLGMPVVAIGVPTVVDAATLTNDAMDLVIDSLMNESPKDSGFYNTLKDIDRDQKYELIKEALNPFVGHLIVTPKEIDDIISRVSKVVANGLNMALHQGITLGDVGRYIN, from the coding sequence ATGATTAATTTGTCAAACAGGTATACAGACCTTGCCATTGAGGCACATGAAATATTTATGAACAGCAGTGAAGCAAAACAGCAGGCTAAGGAGGGAAAAACACCTCCGGGTGTGGTAATTGAAAATGCCGGAGACGAGGATGTAAAGATTACAAGAGTCCATATTACATCCCGTACAGGTGAGGCTTCCATCGGAAAGCCCATGGGAAACTATATAACTCTTGAGGTTCCGGAGCTGAAGGATAATAATGAGGATGTAAACAAAAAGACTATTGATGCAATGGCAAAGGAATTGAGGGATATCCTGAAACTGAAAGAAGGCTCTACAACACTTGTCATAGGATTAGGAAACTGGAATGTAACTCCTGATGCGTTAGGGCCGAAGGTAGTGTCAAACCTCATGGTAACAAGGCATCTGCTTCAATATGTCCCCGAGCATGTTGATGAGGGGGTGAGTCCTGTTTGTGCTATTTCTCCGGGAGTACTAGGAATAACTGGAATAGAGACCGGGGAAATTGTAAAAGGAGTTGTTGACAGGCTTAAACCTGATGCATTGATTGCAATAGATGCTCTTGCTGCAAGGAGCATGGAAAGGGTTAGTACTACTATTCAGATTGCAGATACAGGGATTGCACCGGGAGGGGGAGTCGGAAACAAGAGAATGGAGCTAAGCGAAAAGACTCTGGGGATGCCCGTAGTTGCTATAGGCGTGCCGACTGTGGTTGATGCGGCTACTTTGACAAATGATGCCATGGATCTTGTAATTGATAGCCTGATGAATGAATCACCAAAGGATTCCGGTTTTTATAATACCCTGAAGGATATTGACAGAGATCAGAAGTATGAACTTATTAAGGAAGCCTTAAATCCATTTGTAGGTCATCTTATTGTTACACCTAAGGAAATAGATGATATAATCAGCCGTGTTTCAAAAGTGGTAGCCAACGGGCTCAATATGGCTCTACATCAAGGAATCACACTTGGTGACGTCGGCAGATATATCAACTGA
- the rpsT gene encoding 30S ribosomal protein S20 — protein sequence MPNIKSAIKRVKVNEAKTLENTIRKSALKTTIKKCKEAIVTGENTSDAYTAATKALDKAAAKNILHKNTAARKKSRLAKALNAAK from the coding sequence GTGCCAAACATTAAATCTGCTATAAAGAGAGTTAAGGTAAACGAGGCCAAGACTTTGGAGAACACTATTAGAAAGTCAGCACTCAAGACTACTATTAAGAAGTGTAAGGAAGCTATCGTTACTGGTGAAAATACGTCTGACGCTTACACAGCAGCAACAAAGGCTTTAGATAAAGCCGCAGCAAAGAACATATTGCATAAAAACACCGCTGCGAGAAAGAAATCCAGATTAGCAAAAGCTTTAAATGCAGCAAAATAA
- the hemW gene encoding radical SAM family heme chaperone HemW encodes MLNKDRAGLYIHVPFCSSKCNYCDFNSYTGKIDHADNYFKSLKKEIELYKAELRHYIINTIFIGGGTPSVVNEQYILEILEKCRTEYNISENCEISIESNPGTLSNEKLKAYKNAGINRISIGLQAYQDKLLKYLGRCHSHKDFTESVKNAKSAGFENINGDIIFGIPGQSLGDWKETLDYLVSLGINHISAYSLKIEEETKFGRMEEQGSLVPVEDELDREMYHYAVDYLNENGLKQYEISNFAKEGYECKHNLIYWKCVDYLGLGAGAHSCLKNTRFSNQISIEGYIDYLNRGEKPLYEKNPLEFTDKMSEYMFLGLRLTAGVSGKEFYELFNRNMFTMYKDIFARLENKSLIKITGDTVKLTRLGLDLANQVFLEFV; translated from the coding sequence ATGCTAAATAAAGATAGGGCGGGATTATATATCCATGTACCGTTCTGCAGCTCAAAATGTAATTACTGTGATTTTAATTCATACACAGGGAAAATAGACCATGCGGATAATTACTTCAAATCACTAAAAAAAGAAATTGAACTTTATAAAGCTGAGCTTAGACACTATATAATAAATACAATATTTATAGGAGGGGGAACGCCCTCGGTTGTCAATGAACAGTATATATTGGAAATATTGGAAAAATGCAGGACTGAGTATAACATATCTGAAAATTGTGAAATAAGTATAGAAAGTAACCCCGGTACACTAAGCAATGAAAAGCTCAAAGCTTATAAAAATGCCGGTATTAATAGAATTAGTATAGGATTACAGGCATACCAGGACAAGCTTCTTAAATACCTTGGAAGATGCCATAGTCACAAGGATTTTACAGAGAGTGTTAAGAATGCAAAAAGTGCCGGTTTTGAAAATATTAATGGGGATATTATTTTCGGAATTCCCGGGCAGAGCCTTGGTGACTGGAAAGAAACCCTAGATTATTTGGTTTCACTGGGTATAAACCATATTTCGGCTTACAGCCTGAAAATCGAAGAGGAGACAAAGTTCGGCAGAATGGAGGAGCAAGGGAGTCTTGTTCCGGTGGAGGACGAGCTTGACAGGGAAATGTATCATTATGCCGTTGATTACCTAAATGAAAACGGATTAAAACAGTATGAAATATCCAATTTTGCAAAAGAGGGGTATGAATGTAAGCATAATCTGATATATTGGAAGTGCGTAGATTACCTTGGTTTGGGTGCAGGTGCACATTCCTGTTTAAAGAATACAAGATTTTCTAACCAAATATCCATAGAGGGGTATATTGATTACCTGAACCGAGGTGAGAAGCCTTTATATGAAAAAAATCCACTAGAATTTACAGATAAAATGTCAGAGTATATGTTTCTGGGATTACGGTTAACAGCAGGGGTATCGGGAAAAGAATTTTACGAACTTTTTAATCGGAATATGTTTACAATGTATAAAGATATTTTTGCAAGGCTTGAAAACAAGAGCCTTATAAAAATAACGGGAGACACCGTAAAATTGACAAGGCTGGGTCTTGATCTGGCCAATCAGGTGTTTTTAGAATTTGTGTAA
- a CDS encoding MATE family efflux transporter has translation MENNIITKDTTKSFYKMAFALVLPMAVQNLINVGITSIDVLMLGKVSETVLSAASLAGQVQFIMTLIFFGLTSGAAVLTAQYWGKGDTKSIEKIMGICMRFSLLVAVFFTAVVLLFPAKVMGIFTNEAPVIAEGVKYLKIVALSYIFMSITMIYLNIMRSVERVIISTIVYLVSLIVNLVIASTLIFGLFGFPKMGIVGAAIATIASRGVELVIVIIYHLKFNKVIKFSLSYLFVHDKFLFKDFLTYSIPVTLNELMWGAGVATNAIVIGHLGSSVVSANSVAQITRQLATVIAFGLANATAIIVGKAIGEKNYEGAKLYANRFIKLSIIAGIAGGIIILISRPLLISVLNLAPVTRGYLSVMMFVMSYFVVAQAYNTTLIVGVFRGGGDTKFGLALDISTMWGGSILFGALAAFVFKWSIPIVYIILMSDEIIKIPLVLWRYRSLKWLRNVTRD, from the coding sequence ATGGAAAACAACATCATAACAAAGGATACTACTAAATCCTTCTATAAAATGGCTTTCGCTCTGGTTCTTCCTATGGCTGTTCAGAATCTTATAAATGTAGGAATAACCTCCATAGATGTCCTTATGCTGGGAAAGGTGAGCGAAACTGTGCTTTCCGCCGCTTCTCTGGCAGGTCAGGTACAATTCATCATGACACTAATATTTTTTGGATTAACCTCCGGTGCGGCGGTACTTACAGCTCAATACTGGGGTAAAGGTGATACCAAAAGCATTGAAAAAATTATGGGAATCTGTATGAGATTCTCTCTTTTGGTTGCGGTATTTTTTACCGCAGTCGTATTACTGTTTCCTGCAAAGGTTATGGGTATCTTTACAAATGAGGCCCCGGTCATTGCAGAAGGTGTTAAATACCTGAAAATTGTAGCATTATCATACATTTTTATGTCAATCACCATGATTTACTTAAACATTATGAGAAGTGTGGAACGCGTAATTATTTCAACTATTGTATACCTCGTTTCCCTCATTGTAAACTTGGTTATTGCATCAACACTTATTTTCGGCCTTTTTGGCTTTCCTAAAATGGGAATAGTGGGTGCGGCAATCGCAACAATCGCTTCACGAGGAGTTGAGTTGGTAATTGTAATAATATACCATTTAAAATTTAATAAGGTTATTAAATTCAGTCTATCCTATTTATTTGTACATGATAAATTTTTATTTAAGGATTTCTTGACTTATTCCATACCCGTCACATTAAATGAGCTTATGTGGGGTGCAGGTGTCGCTACCAACGCAATTGTAATAGGACATTTGGGGAGTTCGGTAGTCTCAGCAAATTCTGTAGCACAGATTACCAGACAGCTTGCAACAGTCATAGCATTTGGTCTCGCAAATGCAACAGCCATAATTGTTGGTAAGGCAATCGGAGAAAAAAATTATGAAGGTGCAAAGCTTTATGCAAACCGCTTTATAAAGCTTAGTATAATTGCAGGTATAGCAGGCGGGATTATTATCCTTATTTCAAGGCCTTTACTTATATCAGTTCTTAACCTTGCTCCTGTAACAAGGGGTTATTTATCGGTTATGATGTTCGTAATGTCCTACTTTGTAGTAGCCCAAGCCTACAATACAACACTTATAGTTGGTGTATTCCGAGGAGGGGGAGACACAAAGTTCGGCTTAGCCCTTGACATATCAACCATGTGGGGCGGTTCAATACTATTTGGTGCATTGGCAGCTTTCGTTTTCAAGTGGAGTATACCTATTGTCTACATCATTTTGATGAGTGACGAGATTATTAAAATTCCTCTGGTTTTGTGGAGATATAGAAGCCTTAAATGGCTTAGAAATGTAACAAGAGATTAG
- a CDS encoding response regulator yields the protein MFRLLVVEDEEMIRNKIIYNTNWKEHGVIEVFQASNGLEAIDIVRNNNIDIVITDIQMPEMNGIELIREIRSLNRGIKCIIITAYAEFEYAKESVKLNVNDYILKPFKSKDLLYIVKKLLEEIVRERNERVEVENLRRQLRENKKALREKLLNDLLSNSYIGDVDDDLNYLELLELKNREYFIAVININNFMELIKEEDEEQKYIVNLSFYNLVTKFLSSLATDSSNTLDTKLVYSVINYKIDQIVIAVYNDIDKFIPAFEDLIKAGRRELGFCMTTGIGNKYKNLTDMHISYKEACSAALLDRVYGRGNVYIFNDLNFGNKVYSKQLHILGDTKLYDDLKIGAFPEIKKDIENVITQIKSSKLELDAINTIIYNIILLSCKTINELGYDVFEIMGEDFNLHFDVKEINNLVQLEEWLLSFFYKVNEYINRKRSNRNEKLLSKVKDYVDRNYSENITLTSISKDFGISSGYLSVLFNDYIGQNFIDYLTNLRIQNAKNLLKSTDLKIYEIADRVGYRDAYYFSTAFKKSVGINPTDYREKLNIL from the coding sequence ATGTTCAGGCTTTTAGTAGTTGAAGATGAAGAAATGATAAGGAACAAAATAATATACAATACAAATTGGAAAGAACACGGGGTTATCGAGGTTTTTCAAGCAAGTAACGGATTAGAGGCAATTGACATTGTAAGAAATAACAACATTGATATAGTTATTACCGATATACAAATGCCCGAAATGAATGGTATTGAGCTTATCAGGGAGATAAGGAGCCTTAATCGGGGCATCAAGTGTATAATTATTACGGCATATGCTGAGTTCGAGTATGCCAAGGAATCGGTAAAACTCAATGTTAATGATTATATTCTTAAACCTTTTAAATCCAAGGATCTTTTATATATTGTAAAAAAGCTCTTGGAGGAAATTGTAAGGGAGAGGAATGAACGTGTCGAGGTTGAAAATCTGAGAAGGCAGTTGAGAGAAAATAAAAAGGCCTTGAGGGAGAAACTTTTGAATGATTTACTCAGCAATAGCTATATCGGTGATGTAGATGACGACCTAAATTATCTTGAGCTGTTAGAATTAAAAAACCGGGAATATTTTATCGCCGTAATAAATATTAATAACTTCATGGAGCTTATTAAAGAGGAGGATGAGGAACAGAAATATATAGTAAACCTGTCCTTCTATAACCTTGTAACAAAATTTCTTTCATCCTTAGCGACAGACTCATCCAATACCTTGGACACTAAGCTGGTTTACTCTGTCATAAACTACAAAATAGATCAAATTGTAATTGCTGTCTACAATGATATAGATAAATTTATTCCGGCATTTGAGGATTTAATTAAGGCAGGAAGACGGGAACTCGGATTTTGCATGACTACTGGTATCGGTAATAAATACAAAAATCTTACAGATATGCATATATCCTACAAAGAAGCTTGTTCGGCAGCCTTACTTGACCGTGTTTACGGCAGAGGAAATGTTTACATATTCAATGACCTTAATTTTGGCAACAAGGTGTACAGTAAACAGCTTCACATTCTCGGAGACACCAAGCTGTACGATGACCTTAAAATCGGTGCGTTTCCCGAAATAAAGAAGGATATTGAAAATGTTATTACACAAATTAAGAGTTCTAAGCTTGAACTGGATGCTATAAATACCATTATTTACAATATAATACTTTTATCCTGTAAAACCATAAATGAGTTGGGCTATGATGTTTTTGAAATAATGGGTGAGGATTTCAACCTTCATTTTGATGTTAAAGAAATTAATAATCTGGTGCAGCTTGAAGAATGGCTATTAAGCTTCTTTTATAAAGTAAATGAATATATTAACCGTAAAAGAAGCAACAGAAATGAAAAATTACTCTCCAAAGTGAAGGATTACGTGGATAGGAATTATAGCGAAAATATAACTCTGACCAGCATATCAAAGGATTTTGGAATCAGTTCAGGGTACCTAAGTGTACTGTTCAATGACTATATTGGTCAGAATTTTATAGACTACCTTACCAACCTAAGAATACAAAATGCTAAAAATCTGCTTAAAAGTACAGACCTGAAAATCTATGAAATTGCAGACAGGGTGGGTTATCGTGATGCCTATTATTTCAGTACGGCATTCAAAAAAAGTGTGGGTATTAATCCTACTGACTATAGAGAAAAGCTGAATATTCTTTAA